GTCTTCGACCTGATCAACCAGCAGACCAATGTGCGGCCGCTGGCCATCCTGGGTGGTAAATACGATGATGGGTTTGTGGTCGAGGATGATCTGATCCCGGGCTGATTCAAACAGGCGGATCAGCTTCATAAAGGTGGTTGCCTTTTCTTTTTCCAGCAATCGCAGGGCCTCGTCTTTATCACCCTTGGCATTGATGGTGAGCAGCTTATCGGCCAGTGCATGGAGTTTATTGTGGGGTTCCTCAAAGCGCGCCAACAGCGTGCGTAAGTCTTCATTGTCGGTTTTAAAGCTGTAGTACCACTTACCAAACGCAGATTGCTTAGGGTCTTTGGCCTGGGTAAAAGGTTGATCGTTGTAGATGCAGCGCTCCAGCTCTGCGAGCCAGGCTTTCTGATCTTGCTCGCGCTCTTGCAACATAGTAACCAGAGACTTGTTGATGTCGTAGGAAGACTGGTTATTCAATATCAAACCGAGGTCGAAAATAGGCGTCGGTGTGCCCATATAGTCTTT
The Pseudoalteromonas viridis DNA segment above includes these coding regions:
- a CDS encoding chemotaxis protein CheW — encoded protein: MDLINFRVGKKTISLKILDILLTERYEGNLTSLPNDNPSFMGVKDYMGTPTPIFDLGLILNNQSSYDINKSLVTMLQEREQDQKAWLAELERCIYNDQPFTQAKDPKQSAFGKWYYSFKTDNEDLRTLLARFEEPHNKLHALADKLLTINAKGDKDEALRLLEKEKATTFMKLIRLFESARDQIILDHKPIIVFTTQDGQRPHIGLLVDQVEDNIHCDESDIKSLHEMTSMGFEIDPQTRKMMKGLIKQGEHHSLVLDPSAIFRPDHLQDYEPEETEAYGLF